The genomic interval AATGGCGCCAAGAGTGATTGCAGATACCAATAATATTAAATGTGCGTTTTAATTTTTTGAAAATTCCATCTCTTGTATAGTCAAATAATGGCCCAACTTTGGAATTGATGTAATCCAGAACGAACTGCTGAGCTATCGGGTGAATGAGAATCATTCTTCCATCTTTTCTGCGCTTCTTGAGAACGTCAGATTCAGCGAAAAGATGTCCGTCTTCGGTAAAAAAGTCTTTCTTTGTAAGCAATAATGCCTCTGAAATTCTAAGGCCGCCACAAATCATAACCACAATCAGGACTCGGAACTGTCGATCTAAGGTTGATTCTGCAATCCACATCTTCATGAATTCTTCGAATTTCTCCCCAATCAGAATGGAAATCTTCTTATCGCTATTTAAGCGATTGACGAGAGTGAAGAAGC from Bdellovibrio sp. BCCA carries:
- a CDS encoding site-specific integrase, whose product is MENDISKKYSGFFTLVNRLNSDKKISILIGEKFEEFMKMWIAESTLDRQFRVLIVVMICGGLRISEALLLTKKDFFTEDGHLFAESDVLKKRRKDGRMILIHPIAQQFVLDYINSKVGPLFDYTRDGIFKKLKRTFNIIGICNHSWRHSMISYYLFVAELSREKIAKIMHISVKIIDHYAHLDEKRTLKNVWPSNKEAS